The sequence TCCAAGGCCCGCAGCGGACGTGATTCAACGAGATCGACACCGCTGGTTTCGGGGATGAGGCATATCGATACCAGCGAGATCACCGTCATGAACATGAAGTAGAGCGCGAGCACCCACGACGCGCCGGCGGAATACTTGAGCAGCAGCGTCGCGACGAACGGCGCCAGGCCGCCCGCGAAGATCGCGGCGCCCTGGTAGCCGACGGATACGCCGCTGTAACGCACGTTCGCGGGGAACATCTCGCTGAGCATCGCGGCGAGCGGCCCGTACGCGGCGCCGCAGGCGAGGTTGAACAGGCAAACTGCGAGGACGATCAGGCCCGGGGCCTTCGTGTCGACGAGGGCATAGATCGGAAACGCGAGCACGAAGAGCGCGGCGACAGCCGTCATGAAAATGGGGCGCCGGCCGACGCGGTCCGAGATCCATCCGGAGAGCGGTACGACGACGAGCGCGACGCAGCTGCCGGCGATGTTCGCGTTGAAAAAGACGCTCGGGTTCAGCTTCAGGACGGAATGCGGTCCGGCCCCGTAGCTGATCAGCTGCGTGGTGATCAGATAGAAACCGCCGTTGACGACGAAGAACGCCCCTCCGGCGAGGAGCACGCTTCTCAAGTTGTTGGCTAGCACCGAACGGACAGGCGCGGACACGATCTCCTTGCGCCCTTTGAAGTTCTCGAAGGCGGGCGTCTCGGTGACGCTCAGACGAATCACGAGCCCGAGCGCGACTAAGACTGCGCTGGCGAGAAAGGGGATTCGCCAATGCGCGCCGGCGGCGACGAAGCTCAGGTTTGCGAGGATCAGTCCGACGGGAACGCCCATCTGGGGAAAGCTCGCGACGAAGCCCTTCGCCCGCGCGTGCGCGTGCTCCGACGCCATCAGCACGGCGCCGCCCCATTCGCCGCCGACCGCGATCCCCTGACATAGTCGCAACGCGACGAGCAGAACGGGAGCCCAAACGCCGATGCGAGCGTAGATGGGCAGCACTCCCACCAGAAACGTCGCGGCGCCCATGGTCGACAGCGTCAAGACGAGCATCGCCTTGCGGCCGAGCCTGTCGCCAAAGTGTCCGAAG is a genomic window of Candidatus Binatia bacterium containing:
- a CDS encoding MFS transporter — its product is MKRSSSALVAAATLIGTSIEWYDFYIYGLASALVFPALFFPKSDPFVGQLASYAVFGVGFLARPLGGVIFGHFGDRLGRKAMLVLTLSTMGAATFLVGVLPIYARIGVWAPVLLVALRLCQGIAVGGEWGGAVLMASEHAHARAKGFVASFPQMGVPVGLILANLSFVAAGAHWRIPFLASAVLVALGLVIRLSVTETPAFENFKGRKEIVSAPVRSVLANNLRSVLLAGGAFFVVNGGFYLITTQLISYGAGPHSVLKLNPSVFFNANIAGSCVALVVVPLSGWISDRVGRRPIFMTAVAALFVLAFPIYALVDTKAPGLIVLAVCLFNLACGAAYGPLAAMLSEMFPANVRYSGVSVGYQGAAIFAGGLAPFVATLLLKYSAGASWVLALYFMFMTVISLVSICLIPETSGVDLVESRPLRALEYAG